One window from the genome of Salvelinus fontinalis isolate EN_2023a chromosome 3, ASM2944872v1, whole genome shotgun sequence encodes:
- the iffo2b gene encoding intermediate filament family orphan 2 isoform X4: MFTSMMNSFFDTSPAAMIATVPVSRMSTSGSGAVTSALRNDLGSNIHVLKTLNLRFRCFLAKVHELERRNKLLENQLQQALEQQRYQVYTREVAVQTDSTESRLPGTIWSFTHVRRHGERYETLQGPGVSWNHPDGVGVQIDTITPEIRALYNVLAKVKRERDEYRRRWEEELNRREHMESMVESMQESAQEAEEIQDELNEKVDRLKAELVVFKSLMSDQMSDLDSKIQEKAMRVDMDICRRIDITAKLCDVAQQRNSEDMSKMFNVSPARSLPERGAMGCCRKKECRPVSDEDSSEMDADPSTSTSEEEEVPLNITDEMKRMLNQLRETFDIDDDCDSLTWEENDETLLLWEDFTNYNIQPSAITASNCTATSAANSNTEEPVSQDGSLGSLIDETESLFKTREQEYQETIGAIEMELATAKNDMNRHLHEYMEMCSMKRGLDVQMETCRRMIKGGRNSPSVSSVASSDSGNTDEIQDELLDKDGEAEVPIS, from the exons ATGTTTACCAGTATGATGAACTCTTTTTTTGATACTTCGCCTGCTGCTATGATCGCTACAGTTCCTGTCAGCCGTATGTCCACTTCTGGGTCGGGCGCGGTAACCAGTGCTCTGCGAAATGATTTGGGGTCCAATATCCATGTCCTGAAGACTCTGAACCTGCGGTTTCGCTGTTTTCTTGCTAAGGTTCATGAACTAGAGCGGAGAAACAAATTATTAGAGAACCAACTGCAGCAAGCCTTGGAGCAACAACGATACCAAGTATACACACGTGAAGTAGCTGTCCAAACCGACTCTACTGAATCCCGACTGCCTGGCACCATTTGGAGTTTCACGCACGTGAGGAGACACGGCGAGCGCTATGAGACTCTCCAGGGGCCCGGTGTATCCTGGAATCACCCGGACGGTGTTGGGGTCCAAATCGATACCATCACACCAGAAATAAGAGCTCTGTATAATGTTTTGGCTAAAgtcaagcgagagagagacgaaTACAGGAGAAG ATGGGAAGAGGAGCTGAACAGACGAGAGCATATGGAGTCCATGGTGGAATCCATGCAGGAG AGTGCTCAGGAGGCAGAGGAGATCCAGGATGAACTGAATGAGAAGGTGGACAGGCTGAAGGCTGAGCTGGTGGTCTTTAAGAGTCTCATGAGCGAT caaatgTCTGACCTGGACTCTAAGATCCAAGAGAAAGCCATGCGAGTGGACATGGACATCTGCCGGCGCATCGACATCACCGCCAAACTGTGTGACGTGGCTCAGCAGCGCAACTCAGAGGACATGTCCAAGATGTTCAATGTCAGCCCAGCCAGGTCGCTCCCAGAGAGG ggtgCCATGGGGTGCTGCAGGAAGAAGGAATGCAGGCCTGTGTCTGATGAGGACAGCTCTGAGATGGATGCAGACCCCAGCACCAGTAcctcagaggaggaggaggtcccTCTTAACATCACTGATGAAATGAAACGAATGCTCAACCAACT GAGGGAGACGTTTGACATTGATGACGACTGTGACAGCCTGACGTGGGAAGAGAATGACGAGACCCTGTTGCTATGGGAGGACTTCACCAACTATAACATACAACCCAGTGCCATCACCGCATCAAACTGCACAGCCACCAGCGCAGCCAACAGCAACACAGAGGAGCCT GTCTCTCAGGATGGAAGCCTGGGCAGCCTCATAGATGAGACAGAATCACTATTCAAGACCAGAGAGCAGGAGTACCAGGAGACCATTGGCGCGATTGAG aTGGAGCTAGCCACAGCGAAGAATGACATGAACAGACACCTGCATGAGTACATGGAGATGTGTAGCATGAAGCGTGGTCTGGACGTGCAGATGGAGACGTGCAGGAGGATGATCAAAGGGGGCAGGAACTCTCCCTCTGTCAGCTCGGTGGCCAGCAGCGACTCAGGGAATACTGACGAGATCCAGGACGAACTATTGGACAAGGACGGAGAGGCTGAGGTGCCAATCAGCTGA
- the iffo2b gene encoding intermediate filament family orphan 2 isoform X3, translating into MFTSMMNSFFDTSPAAMIATVPVSRMSTSGSGAVTSALRNDLGSNIHVLKTLNLRFRCFLAKVHELERRNKLLENQLQQALEQQRYQVYTREVAVQTDSTESRLPGTIWSFTHVRRHGERYETLQGPGVSWNHPDGVGVQIDTITPEIRALYNVLAKVKRERDEYRRRWEEELNRREHMESMVESMQESAQEAEEIQDELNEKVDRLKAELVVFKSLMSDQMSDLDSKIQEKAMRVDMDICRRIDITAKLCDVAQQRNSEDMSKMFNVSPARSLPERGAMGCCRKKECRPVSDEDSSEMDADPSTSTSEEEEVPLNITDEMKRMLNQLHSSDDNCVARRETFDIDDDCDSLTWEENDETLLLWEDFTNYNIQPSAITASNCTATSAANSNTEEPVSQDGSLGSLIDETESLFKTREQEYQETIGAIEMELATAKNDMNRHLHEYMEMCSMKRGLDVQMETCRRMIKGGRNSPSVSSVASSDSGNTDEIQDELLDKDGEAEVPIS; encoded by the exons ATGTTTACCAGTATGATGAACTCTTTTTTTGATACTTCGCCTGCTGCTATGATCGCTACAGTTCCTGTCAGCCGTATGTCCACTTCTGGGTCGGGCGCGGTAACCAGTGCTCTGCGAAATGATTTGGGGTCCAATATCCATGTCCTGAAGACTCTGAACCTGCGGTTTCGCTGTTTTCTTGCTAAGGTTCATGAACTAGAGCGGAGAAACAAATTATTAGAGAACCAACTGCAGCAAGCCTTGGAGCAACAACGATACCAAGTATACACACGTGAAGTAGCTGTCCAAACCGACTCTACTGAATCCCGACTGCCTGGCACCATTTGGAGTTTCACGCACGTGAGGAGACACGGCGAGCGCTATGAGACTCTCCAGGGGCCCGGTGTATCCTGGAATCACCCGGACGGTGTTGGGGTCCAAATCGATACCATCACACCAGAAATAAGAGCTCTGTATAATGTTTTGGCTAAAgtcaagcgagagagagacgaaTACAGGAGAAG ATGGGAAGAGGAGCTGAACAGACGAGAGCATATGGAGTCCATGGTGGAATCCATGCAGGAG AGTGCTCAGGAGGCAGAGGAGATCCAGGATGAACTGAATGAGAAGGTGGACAGGCTGAAGGCTGAGCTGGTGGTCTTTAAGAGTCTCATGAGCGAT caaatgTCTGACCTGGACTCTAAGATCCAAGAGAAAGCCATGCGAGTGGACATGGACATCTGCCGGCGCATCGACATCACCGCCAAACTGTGTGACGTGGCTCAGCAGCGCAACTCAGAGGACATGTCCAAGATGTTCAATGTCAGCCCAGCCAGGTCGCTCCCAGAGAGG ggtgCCATGGGGTGCTGCAGGAAGAAGGAATGCAGGCCTGTGTCTGATGAGGACAGCTCTGAGATGGATGCAGACCCCAGCACCAGTAcctcagaggaggaggaggtcccTCTTAACATCACTGATGAAATGAAACGAATGCTCAACCAACT ACATAGTTCAGATGATAATTGTGTTGCCAGGAGGGAGACGTTTGACATTGATGACGACTGTGACAGCCTGACGTGGGAAGAGAATGACGAGACCCTGTTGCTATGGGAGGACTTCACCAACTATAACATACAACCCAGTGCCATCACCGCATCAAACTGCACAGCCACCAGCGCAGCCAACAGCAACACAGAGGAGCCT GTCTCTCAGGATGGAAGCCTGGGCAGCCTCATAGATGAGACAGAATCACTATTCAAGACCAGAGAGCAGGAGTACCAGGAGACCATTGGCGCGATTGAG aTGGAGCTAGCCACAGCGAAGAATGACATGAACAGACACCTGCATGAGTACATGGAGATGTGTAGCATGAAGCGTGGTCTGGACGTGCAGATGGAGACGTGCAGGAGGATGATCAAAGGGGGCAGGAACTCTCCCTCTGTCAGCTCGGTGGCCAGCAGCGACTCAGGGAATACTGACGAGATCCAGGACGAACTATTGGACAAGGACGGAGAGGCTGAGGTGCCAATCAGCTGA
- the iffo2b gene encoding intermediate filament family orphan 2 isoform X2 translates to MFTSMMNSFFDTSPAAMIATVPVSRMSTSGSGAVTSALRNDLGSNIHVLKTLNLRFRCFLAKVHELERRNKLLENQLQQALEQQRYQVYTREVAVQTDSTESRLPGTIWSFTHVRRHGERYETLQGPGVSWNHPDGVGVQIDTITPEIRALYNVLAKVKRERDEYRRRWEEELNRREHMESMVESMQESAQEAEEIQDELNEKVDRLKAELVVFKSLMSDGGRRLSSQYVRRDLDMKQMSDLDSKIQEKAMRVDMDICRRIDITAKLCDVAQQRNSEDMSKMFNVSPARSLPERGAMGCCRKKECRPVSDEDSSEMDADPSTSTSEEEEVPLNITDEMKRMLNQLRETFDIDDDCDSLTWEENDETLLLWEDFTNYNIQPSAITASNCTATSAANSNTEEPVSQDGSLGSLIDETESLFKTREQEYQETIGAIEMELATAKNDMNRHLHEYMEMCSMKRGLDVQMETCRRMIKGGRNSPSVSSVASSDSGNTDEIQDELLDKDGEAEVPIS, encoded by the exons ATGTTTACCAGTATGATGAACTCTTTTTTTGATACTTCGCCTGCTGCTATGATCGCTACAGTTCCTGTCAGCCGTATGTCCACTTCTGGGTCGGGCGCGGTAACCAGTGCTCTGCGAAATGATTTGGGGTCCAATATCCATGTCCTGAAGACTCTGAACCTGCGGTTTCGCTGTTTTCTTGCTAAGGTTCATGAACTAGAGCGGAGAAACAAATTATTAGAGAACCAACTGCAGCAAGCCTTGGAGCAACAACGATACCAAGTATACACACGTGAAGTAGCTGTCCAAACCGACTCTACTGAATCCCGACTGCCTGGCACCATTTGGAGTTTCACGCACGTGAGGAGACACGGCGAGCGCTATGAGACTCTCCAGGGGCCCGGTGTATCCTGGAATCACCCGGACGGTGTTGGGGTCCAAATCGATACCATCACACCAGAAATAAGAGCTCTGTATAATGTTTTGGCTAAAgtcaagcgagagagagacgaaTACAGGAGAAG ATGGGAAGAGGAGCTGAACAGACGAGAGCATATGGAGTCCATGGTGGAATCCATGCAGGAG AGTGCTCAGGAGGCAGAGGAGATCCAGGATGAACTGAATGAGAAGGTGGACAGGCTGAAGGCTGAGCTGGTGGTCTTTAAGAGTCTCATGAGCGAT GGCGGTCGACGTCTGAGTTCCCAATATGTCAGGAGGGATCTGGATATGAAA caaatgTCTGACCTGGACTCTAAGATCCAAGAGAAAGCCATGCGAGTGGACATGGACATCTGCCGGCGCATCGACATCACCGCCAAACTGTGTGACGTGGCTCAGCAGCGCAACTCAGAGGACATGTCCAAGATGTTCAATGTCAGCCCAGCCAGGTCGCTCCCAGAGAGG ggtgCCATGGGGTGCTGCAGGAAGAAGGAATGCAGGCCTGTGTCTGATGAGGACAGCTCTGAGATGGATGCAGACCCCAGCACCAGTAcctcagaggaggaggaggtcccTCTTAACATCACTGATGAAATGAAACGAATGCTCAACCAACT GAGGGAGACGTTTGACATTGATGACGACTGTGACAGCCTGACGTGGGAAGAGAATGACGAGACCCTGTTGCTATGGGAGGACTTCACCAACTATAACATACAACCCAGTGCCATCACCGCATCAAACTGCACAGCCACCAGCGCAGCCAACAGCAACACAGAGGAGCCT GTCTCTCAGGATGGAAGCCTGGGCAGCCTCATAGATGAGACAGAATCACTATTCAAGACCAGAGAGCAGGAGTACCAGGAGACCATTGGCGCGATTGAG aTGGAGCTAGCCACAGCGAAGAATGACATGAACAGACACCTGCATGAGTACATGGAGATGTGTAGCATGAAGCGTGGTCTGGACGTGCAGATGGAGACGTGCAGGAGGATGATCAAAGGGGGCAGGAACTCTCCCTCTGTCAGCTCGGTGGCCAGCAGCGACTCAGGGAATACTGACGAGATCCAGGACGAACTATTGGACAAGGACGGAGAGGCTGAGGTGCCAATCAGCTGA
- the iffo2b gene encoding intermediate filament family orphan 2 isoform X1, producing the protein MFTSMMNSFFDTSPAAMIATVPVSRMSTSGSGAVTSALRNDLGSNIHVLKTLNLRFRCFLAKVHELERRNKLLENQLQQALEQQRYQVYTREVAVQTDSTESRLPGTIWSFTHVRRHGERYETLQGPGVSWNHPDGVGVQIDTITPEIRALYNVLAKVKRERDEYRRRWEEELNRREHMESMVESMQESAQEAEEIQDELNEKVDRLKAELVVFKSLMSDGGRRLSSQYVRRDLDMKQMSDLDSKIQEKAMRVDMDICRRIDITAKLCDVAQQRNSEDMSKMFNVSPARSLPERGAMGCCRKKECRPVSDEDSSEMDADPSTSTSEEEEVPLNITDEMKRMLNQLHSSDDNCVARRETFDIDDDCDSLTWEENDETLLLWEDFTNYNIQPSAITASNCTATSAANSNTEEPVSQDGSLGSLIDETESLFKTREQEYQETIGAIEMELATAKNDMNRHLHEYMEMCSMKRGLDVQMETCRRMIKGGRNSPSVSSVASSDSGNTDEIQDELLDKDGEAEVPIS; encoded by the exons ATGTTTACCAGTATGATGAACTCTTTTTTTGATACTTCGCCTGCTGCTATGATCGCTACAGTTCCTGTCAGCCGTATGTCCACTTCTGGGTCGGGCGCGGTAACCAGTGCTCTGCGAAATGATTTGGGGTCCAATATCCATGTCCTGAAGACTCTGAACCTGCGGTTTCGCTGTTTTCTTGCTAAGGTTCATGAACTAGAGCGGAGAAACAAATTATTAGAGAACCAACTGCAGCAAGCCTTGGAGCAACAACGATACCAAGTATACACACGTGAAGTAGCTGTCCAAACCGACTCTACTGAATCCCGACTGCCTGGCACCATTTGGAGTTTCACGCACGTGAGGAGACACGGCGAGCGCTATGAGACTCTCCAGGGGCCCGGTGTATCCTGGAATCACCCGGACGGTGTTGGGGTCCAAATCGATACCATCACACCAGAAATAAGAGCTCTGTATAATGTTTTGGCTAAAgtcaagcgagagagagacgaaTACAGGAGAAG ATGGGAAGAGGAGCTGAACAGACGAGAGCATATGGAGTCCATGGTGGAATCCATGCAGGAG AGTGCTCAGGAGGCAGAGGAGATCCAGGATGAACTGAATGAGAAGGTGGACAGGCTGAAGGCTGAGCTGGTGGTCTTTAAGAGTCTCATGAGCGAT GGCGGTCGACGTCTGAGTTCCCAATATGTCAGGAGGGATCTGGATATGAAA caaatgTCTGACCTGGACTCTAAGATCCAAGAGAAAGCCATGCGAGTGGACATGGACATCTGCCGGCGCATCGACATCACCGCCAAACTGTGTGACGTGGCTCAGCAGCGCAACTCAGAGGACATGTCCAAGATGTTCAATGTCAGCCCAGCCAGGTCGCTCCCAGAGAGG ggtgCCATGGGGTGCTGCAGGAAGAAGGAATGCAGGCCTGTGTCTGATGAGGACAGCTCTGAGATGGATGCAGACCCCAGCACCAGTAcctcagaggaggaggaggtcccTCTTAACATCACTGATGAAATGAAACGAATGCTCAACCAACT ACATAGTTCAGATGATAATTGTGTTGCCAGGAGGGAGACGTTTGACATTGATGACGACTGTGACAGCCTGACGTGGGAAGAGAATGACGAGACCCTGTTGCTATGGGAGGACTTCACCAACTATAACATACAACCCAGTGCCATCACCGCATCAAACTGCACAGCCACCAGCGCAGCCAACAGCAACACAGAGGAGCCT GTCTCTCAGGATGGAAGCCTGGGCAGCCTCATAGATGAGACAGAATCACTATTCAAGACCAGAGAGCAGGAGTACCAGGAGACCATTGGCGCGATTGAG aTGGAGCTAGCCACAGCGAAGAATGACATGAACAGACACCTGCATGAGTACATGGAGATGTGTAGCATGAAGCGTGGTCTGGACGTGCAGATGGAGACGTGCAGGAGGATGATCAAAGGGGGCAGGAACTCTCCCTCTGTCAGCTCGGTGGCCAGCAGCGACTCAGGGAATACTGACGAGATCCAGGACGAACTATTGGACAAGGACGGAGAGGCTGAGGTGCCAATCAGCTGA